A single genomic interval of Aedes aegypti strain LVP_AGWG chromosome 1, AaegL5.0 Primary Assembly, whole genome shotgun sequence harbors:
- the LOC5577582 gene encoding cysteine proteinase inhibitor 1: MDGQPITGGVHPTENLNAEHHDFIKAALNETGTHAGRKYKVLRSSQQVVAGMKYTFYIVFEDDESGQEYKITAWSRPWLQDKGEALKLTFDKHEPK, encoded by the coding sequence ATGGACGGACAACCAATTACCGGTGGAGTGCATCCGACGGAGAATCTGAACGCCGAGCACCACGACTTCATCAAGGCTGCCCTGAACGAAACGGGAACGCATGCCGGGCGGAAGTACAAGGTTTTGCGGTCCAGCCAGCAGGTGGTGGCCGGAATGAAGTACACGTTCTACATCGTGTTTGAGGATGACGAATCCGGCCAGGAGTACAAGATTACCGCCTGGAGCCGGCCGTGGCTGCAGGACAAGGGCGAAGCGCTGAAGCTGACCTTCGATAAGCACGAGCccaagtga